ATTGAAGTTACCGTAGAGGATGGCACCACCGTCCTGGAGGCGGCCCGCTTTCTCGGATTCCCGATTCCGACCCTCTGCCATATGGAAGGCCTCTCCCCTTACGGCGCCTGCCGTCTCTGCGTTGTCGAAATCGGACAGGAGCCAAAATCCCGTCTGGTCACCTCCTGCACTTATCGCGCCGAGGAAGGATTGATTGTCAGAACCGCTTCATCGCGGGTGATGAAGGCGCGCATGATGATTCTGGAACTTCTGCTGGCATCTTGCCCTCAATCCAAAGTGATTCAGGATTTAGCCTCCAAGTTTCAGGTTCGCCAGCAGCGATTCCGCCAGGAGCATGAAGATTGTATTCTCTGCGGATTATGCGTTCGGATGTGCGAAGAGCAGATGATGGCAAAGGCGATAGGATTCCGCGGGCGGGGCGAGAAGCGGAGTATCGGAACCCCCTTCGATATCCGCTCGGAGCAGTGCCGCCTGTGCGGAGGATGTATGTATGTCTGTCCCGCCTGCCAGCTGCGCTGCACCTACACTGAGCCCGACAAGGCTATTTGCGGCGGATGCGCCAATATTCATCCCCCTTGCTACATCAAGGAGCAGTTTGACGATATGATGTGCTATATGGACCCCTGTGTCGCCTGTGAAATAATCAAGAAATAATATGATGAAAGTATAGGAGGACTAATTAAATGACTTACTCGAGAGTAAATGCCACGGCGGCGACCCTGACAAAGAACAGAACTGAGCACTCGGTCGTGCCCGTCTCCGGAATGTGCGTCACCTGCGTGGACGGATGCGTCGGCATGTGCGAAATCGGCAAATCAGCCTATCGCGGACATGAGGTTATCTATCCCCAGCCGTTCGGCGTCATCACCACCGCCGGCGAGAAAATCTATCCGGTTGATTACTCCCACTTCAATATCAGCGGCACCGCTGTCGGGGCGCACGGTATTGAAGCCGACAGCGATAAAGCGATATTTCCCAATGTCAACCTCGAAGTCCATTTCGGTCATGATAACGGAGTCAAATTCCGTCTTCCCTGGATAATTCCCGGTATCGGCTCCACCGATATCGCCAAGAACAACTGGGAAGGATTGGCGATTGGTTCGGCGCTTGCCGGCACCGGCTTGACTATCGGCGAAAATGTGGTCGGTATGGATATGGAATCGGTCATACAGAATGGCCGGGTGGTCGATACGGTTGACCTGAAGAGACGAGTCAATCTCTATAAGGACCATATGCGGGATGGCTATGGCGCCATTATTGTGCAGGCAAATATCGAAGATACCCGTCTCGGCGTCCAGGAATATGCCATTCAGAAACTGGGTGTGCATATAGTGGAACTGAAGTGGGGACAGGGCGCCAAGAATATCGGCGGCGAAGTTAAAATCCGCAACCTGAAAAAAGCCCAGACTCTGTATGAAAGAGGGTACGTCGTCCTTCCCAATCCGACCGACCCGAATGTAATCAGAGCCTTTGAGCGGGGCGCATTCAAAGAATTTGAAAGGCATTCCCGTGTCGGCATGGTGACCGAAGAATCTTTTGCCACCCGGGTTCAGGAACTTCGCAACGCCGGCGCCAAATATGTATTTTTGAAGACCGGCGCCTATCGTCCGGCTGACCTGGCGCGCGCGATTGCTTTTGCATCGAAGTACAAAATCGACCTGCTGACGGTTGACGGCGCCGGCGGCGGCACCGGTATGAGCCCCTGGCGGATGATGAACGAATGGGGCGTGCCGCCGGTGGAACTTCATTCCATGCTGTACTTCTACGCCAAAAAACTCGCCGACAAGGGGAAGCATGTTCCGGCGCTCGCCGTCGCCGGCGGTTTCACCTTTGAAGACCAGATTTTCAAAGGACTGGCTCTGGGCGCACCCTTTGTCAAACTGGTCGGTATGGCGCGCGGACCGATTGCGGCAGCCATGGTCGGCAAGACCATCGGCAGGACTATCGACGAAAACCAGCTGCCGGTTTATGTCGAACGATTCGGCAACAGTATTGACGAAATTTTTGTCACGGCTCATGACCTGCGCAAGGAGCTGGGGGATGCCGCCTTCGAGAAAATCCCCACCGGCGCCCTCGGCTTGTACACCTATTATGAGCGTCTGGCGCAGGGACTTCGCCAGTTAATGGCCGGAACCCGCAAATTCGCCATGAATCATATTTCACGTGATGATATCTGGGCCCTCACCAAAGAGGCTTCGGTAATCAGCGGCATCCAGTATGTGATGGATGTGGATAAGGCGGAAGTGGAGAAGATACTCAATTTCTAAATTCTGTTCATCCCCACTCAAACGGCCGGGAATCTTTCCGGCCGTTTTTTTTTGTCATTTTTGCGTCAGCGGGGGAAAATAAAAATAGCGGTACGGGGAATCGAACCCCGGTTTGATGGCTGAGAACCACCCGTCCTAGGCCACTAGACGATACCGCCAGTAAATCCAACGAGCGGCTAATATAATACCATCCATCATTTTGTCAAGTCCGCTTGTTTTAAACGGCAGTGGAGACTATATTACCCCAAAATCTGACAGGAGGTGCCATGCCGGCTACTAAACATAATAGTCTCAAACCGTCCGACCTGACCCCCAATATAAATCTCAAGAAACTGAAAATCATCTCTTCCCGGGATATCCCTCCCTGCAAGAATATCATCGGGCAGGACCGAGCCATAAAGTCTATCGACCTGGGACTGAAGATTCATACCCGCGGATACAATATTTTCGTTACCGGGCTGGTAGGCACCGGCCGTACCACCACTATCAAGCATATCTTAGAAGAGCTTGATACGGTCAAGCCGGAACTCTCCGATATCTGCTATGTCAACAACTTCCGCGACCCCGATTCCCCCCTGGCGCTGGTATTCAAAGCCGGACTCGGGCGGCAGTTCAAGCGCGATATGGAGTACTCTATCTCCACATTGCGCAAATCGGTTCCGAAAATTTTTCTCAGCGAGGACTATAAAGACAGACGCAATCGCATCGGCTCCGATTTCACCTCCCGTCAGAAACTCCTTATCGATGAGTTCGAGAAAAAGATGATTGCTGACGGATTTGTCATGGTGCAGCTGCAGGTCGCCCTGGGGGTCCGCAATGAGCTTCAGCCTCTCGTTGATGGCGAGCCGGCCCCGATGGAACGGTTGGAGCGACTGGTCAGGGAAGGGAAATTTGCCGCCGACCGATTCGAAGAGTTGGGCAAGAAATATGAAAAGCTGCATCGCGAAATGGGAATTGTCGAACTTGAGGTCAAAAAACTCGCCGCAAAACTGGAGCAGGCTCTGGAGAAACTCGATTACTCCCTCATCGCCCCGCTGGTCATAGACAAGATTGATGTTCTAAAGAAGAAATATGCCGACTCAAAGGTAGTCGCTTATCTTGATGCGGTGCAGGAGGCGCTTCTCAGCGACCTCGACCGCTTCCGCGAAGCCGGTCCCCGGCGGGGAGAAGAAGAGGCGCCGCCTTTCCGCAAAAAAGAACCGTTCGAGGAATTTGCCGTCAATCTGATTCTCGATAATTCCGAGACCAAAACCGCCCCTATTGTCATCGAGCACTCCCCCACTTATCGAAACCTTTTTGGCGCCACGGAAAGAGTCGTGGACCGCTACGGCTACTGGCGCACCGATTTCACCCGGATCCGCAGCGGTTCCATACTGAAAGCTCTGGGAGGATTCCTGGTCATTAACGCCATGGACCTTCTCACCGAGCCGGGAGTCTGGCATCCTCTCAAACGAACCCTCCTGAGCGAACAGCTGGAAATCGGCAGTTTTGACCCGTTTTATATGATGGCCGGCTCCGGATTAAAACCGGAACCGATTCCGATTAAACTGAAAGTGG
The sequence above is a segment of the Candidatus Zixiibacteriota bacterium genome. Coding sequences within it:
- a CDS encoding 2Fe-2S iron-sulfur cluster-binding protein, which gives rise to MVTLNINGIEVTVEDGTTVLEAARFLGFPIPTLCHMEGLSPYGACRLCVVEIGQEPKSRLVTSCTYRAEEGLIVRTASSRVMKARMMILELLLASCPQSKVIQDLASKFQVRQQRFRQEHEDCILCGLCVRMCEEQMMAKAIGFRGRGEKRSIGTPFDIRSEQCRLCGGCMYVCPACQLRCTYTEPDKAICGGCANIHPPCYIKEQFDDMMCYMDPCVACEIIKK
- a CDS encoding FMN-binding glutamate synthase family protein; the encoded protein is MTYSRVNATAATLTKNRTEHSVVPVSGMCVTCVDGCVGMCEIGKSAYRGHEVIYPQPFGVITTAGEKIYPVDYSHFNISGTAVGAHGIEADSDKAIFPNVNLEVHFGHDNGVKFRLPWIIPGIGSTDIAKNNWEGLAIGSALAGTGLTIGENVVGMDMESVIQNGRVVDTVDLKRRVNLYKDHMRDGYGAIIVQANIEDTRLGVQEYAIQKLGVHIVELKWGQGAKNIGGEVKIRNLKKAQTLYERGYVVLPNPTDPNVIRAFERGAFKEFERHSRVGMVTEESFATRVQELRNAGAKYVFLKTGAYRPADLARAIAFASKYKIDLLTVDGAGGGTGMSPWRMMNEWGVPPVELHSMLYFYAKKLADKGKHVPALAVAGGFTFEDQIFKGLALGAPFVKLVGMARGPIAAAMVGKTIGRTIDENQLPVYVERFGNSIDEIFVTAHDLRKELGDAAFEKIPTGALGLYTYYERLAQGLRQLMAGTRKFAMNHISRDDIWALTKEASVISGIQYVMDVDKAEVEKILNF
- a CDS encoding ATP-binding protein, giving the protein MPATKHNSLKPSDLTPNINLKKLKIISSRDIPPCKNIIGQDRAIKSIDLGLKIHTRGYNIFVTGLVGTGRTTTIKHILEELDTVKPELSDICYVNNFRDPDSPLALVFKAGLGRQFKRDMEYSISTLRKSVPKIFLSEDYKDRRNRIGSDFTSRQKLLIDEFEKKMIADGFVMVQLQVALGVRNELQPLVDGEPAPMERLERLVREGKFAADRFEELGKKYEKLHREMGIVELEVKKLAAKLEQALEKLDYSLIAPLVIDKIDVLKKKYADSKVVAYLDAVQEALLSDLDRFREAGPRRGEEEAPPFRKKEPFEEFAVNLILDNSETKTAPIVIEHSPTYRNLFGATERVVDRYGYWRTDFTRIRSGSILKALGGFLVINAMDLLTEPGVWHPLKRTLLSEQLEIGSFDPFYMMAGSGLKPEPIPIKLKVVLIGERRLYDMMLSYEEDFKKIFKIKAEFDHVMPFSNRAVREYVSFVRKVTDSENLPPFELSGLEEVLAYGCRLAGRKDRLSTRFTNISDLIREASLCASEKNHKVVTGVDVRCAVRHATERVNLIEDKIQEMYEKELYLVSVKGKAVGQINGLSVYDTGEHSFGRPTRITVRTSVGRAGVINIEREAELSGPIHNKGVLVLSGYLRGKFARNKPLVMSASICFEQSYSGVDGDSASSTEVYAILSALSNAPIDQGIAVTGSVNQKGEIQPIGGVNQKIEGFFDVCKIKGLTGKQGVIIPRQNVPELLLKPEVVEAVAKNRFHIYPIATIEEGIEILTGKPAGKELPKGGFTKGSVFDLVDKALDKFAKQIKESGDGDGEAAERKARALAKRRARKR